A single region of the Lysinibacillus sp. B2A1 genome encodes:
- a CDS encoding DUF2252 domain-containing protein has translation MEHTLLERVKDTRLHLRRSLLATIFEEFDVQRMKLSEQQRKEKYDTMLDSPFRFFRGSAYLFYFDVTKSPSIFHTSDVKPAWIQGDMHMDNFGAFQNETGDIVFDVNDFDEGYVGSYLYDIIRMSVSIALYLEEQGLHQAAQETAIHHFLHSYINQLKRFQRKQDDPLTLTFTKHNTKGPIKRVLKKLEKRQRSHFLQDITYINDAGQRVFQWNDEVQPVSAEEYAAISSVCPSYKIKDIAIKYGSGTASIGLKRYYILVEGQTDALGVDDLVLEMKEVRTAIPAYFLPYNEVFWENYKHQGARVVSTQKAMHHLEDPHLDFVTMDGQEYYIRERSPYKKKVKPKNYRELEDYFTTTATMGQIAAKIHARADVDYSQVFTYHSEEEILNAIGKERRVFVESSILQAMRYKEIVYTDYELFKEWVNEKFNKS, from the coding sequence ATGGAACATACATTGTTAGAGCGAGTAAAAGATACACGCTTACATTTAAGAAGATCTTTGCTAGCAACTATTTTTGAAGAGTTTGATGTACAGCGTATGAAATTAAGCGAACAGCAACGTAAAGAAAAGTATGATACGATGCTAGACAGTCCCTTCCGCTTCTTCCGTGGAAGTGCCTATCTATTTTATTTTGATGTTACAAAATCCCCCTCTATATTCCATACGTCTGATGTTAAACCAGCATGGATACAGGGTGATATGCATATGGACAACTTTGGCGCATTTCAAAATGAAACAGGCGACATTGTATTTGATGTTAATGATTTCGATGAAGGTTATGTTGGCTCTTACCTCTATGATATTATTCGCATGAGTGTCAGTATAGCACTATATCTTGAGGAGCAGGGCTTACATCAGGCTGCTCAAGAAACAGCTATTCATCATTTTCTACATAGCTACATCAATCAATTAAAACGATTCCAACGTAAGCAGGACGATCCACTGACACTAACATTTACTAAACATAATACAAAAGGACCTATTAAACGGGTGCTGAAAAAGCTTGAAAAACGGCAACGATCTCACTTTTTACAGGATATAACATACATTAATGATGCTGGTCAGCGTGTCTTCCAATGGAATGATGAGGTACAGCCCGTCTCTGCTGAGGAATATGCTGCTATCTCCTCTGTATGTCCAAGCTATAAAATTAAAGATATAGCTATCAAATATGGCTCAGGAACAGCATCTATAGGTTTGAAGCGTTATTATATTTTAGTTGAGGGTCAAACAGATGCTTTGGGCGTAGACGATTTAGTTCTTGAAATGAAGGAGGTACGCACAGCCATCCCAGCTTATTTTTTGCCATATAATGAGGTATTTTGGGAGAATTATAAGCATCAAGGAGCCCGTGTAGTCAGCACTCAGAAAGCCATGCATCATCTAGAGGACCCACATCTTGATTTTGTTACAATGGATGGCCAGGAATACTACATTCGAGAGCGCTCTCCTTATAAGAAAAAAGTAAAGCCTAAAAACTATCGGGAGTTAGAAGATTATTTTACTACTACTGCAACTATGGGCCAAATTGCAGCTAAGATTCATGCCCGTGCCGATGTGGATTACTCACAGGTTTTCACATACCATAGTGAAGAGGAAATTTTAAATGCCATTGGAAAAGAGCGCCGTGTTTTCGTGGAAAGTAGTATTTTACAAGCAATGCGCTACAAGGAAATTGTTTATACTGATTATGAATTATTTAAAGAATGGGTTAACGAAAAGTTTAATAAAAGTTAA
- a CDS encoding EamA family transporter has protein sequence MKQYMADGMLLVTAIVWGSGFVITAIALEYLTAYQVMAGRFILAAIILTTIFGYRLKKASKSVIWKGIILGTILYIAFALQTVGLQYTTPSKNAFLTAVNVIVVPLIAYAVYKRRIDGYEIIGSTMAIVGIGFLSLQGSLTMNIGDALSLACAVAFAFDIFCTNLFVQKEDAIALTIIQFITASLLGILVVASQGEIPTTLEKEAIYSIIYLAIFSTTLAYLFQNVANQYTSATKAAIILSTESFFGMVLSVIFLHEVLTGRMVVGAVLILLAILIAEVKPAHPKKRMMKSSR, from the coding sequence ATGAAACAATATATGGCTGACGGTATGCTTTTAGTTACAGCTATCGTTTGGGGTAGCGGATTTGTTATAACGGCTATCGCTTTAGAATATTTAACAGCTTATCAAGTAATGGCAGGGAGATTTATATTAGCTGCCATTATACTAACAACAATATTTGGCTACAGATTAAAAAAAGCTTCAAAATCAGTAATTTGGAAAGGGATTATATTAGGTACCATATTGTACATTGCCTTTGCACTTCAGACTGTCGGTTTACAATATACAACCCCCTCTAAAAATGCTTTTTTAACAGCGGTCAATGTTATTGTCGTCCCATTAATCGCATATGCCGTTTACAAACGTCGTATAGACGGTTATGAAATTATTGGTTCAACAATGGCTATTGTTGGAATTGGTTTTTTATCACTACAGGGCTCATTAACCATGAATATAGGAGATGCACTTTCCTTAGCATGTGCTGTTGCATTCGCCTTTGATATTTTTTGTACAAACCTCTTTGTCCAAAAAGAAGATGCCATTGCCCTGACGATTATTCAATTTATCACAGCATCACTATTAGGTATTCTGGTTGTAGCCAGTCAAGGTGAAATCCCTACTACACTTGAAAAAGAAGCCATTTATTCTATTATATATTTAGCTATTTTTTCAACTACCCTTGCCTATCTATTCCAAAATGTGGCAAACCAATATACTTCCGCTACAAAGGCTGCAATTATCTTGTCGACAGAATCCTTCTTCGGCATGGTATTGTCTGTCATATTCTTACATGAGGTATTAACAGGTCGCATGGTTGTAGGTGCGGTACTAATTTTACTTGCTATATTAATTGCAGAGGTCAAACCTGCTCATCCCAAAAAAAGAATGATGAAAAGCTCTCGCTAA
- a CDS encoding PucR family transcriptional regulator, which produces MNVENFLQLPITKDFTVVAGHNGLHKSVQNVEILDFEFSPDIHTVRDTIFTPNSVVLSSLLFAKQQPEYLLNAVKNLIELGASALAYKPVIFKDLPEEVIMFADENNFPILRFGGDEFFEKIILETMAYAKTQDYSFFLETMMKRLIEEDIPDEQIKSFLQQINKPFDKYVFVANIQVQEYTDSQWMQPLFQLEPLMKSGMICSYKKSLFILFTHSSEQFQFKKFLNEWLVMYAISTESLTFGYSSCHVTQQELSIAVREAYYARIMAEIEGIPSRHYETLASDCLLIELHRKDAKFAMDYVYSYLGPLLEKKADPDLIKTAITYVAKKGNIKEVAIAHFCHPNTIRYRMAKIRQLLAPIDNEYVFYERLAAAVKLYLLHSNMND; this is translated from the coding sequence ATGAACGTAGAGAACTTTTTACAACTACCTATTACAAAAGATTTTACAGTCGTTGCTGGTCACAATGGATTACATAAATCGGTTCAAAATGTCGAAATTCTAGACTTTGAATTTTCACCTGATATTCATACTGTGCGTGACACAATCTTCACACCAAATAGTGTTGTGTTAAGCAGCTTATTATTTGCTAAGCAGCAGCCAGAATATTTATTGAATGCGGTGAAGAATCTAATTGAGCTCGGGGCAAGTGCTTTAGCTTATAAGCCTGTAATCTTTAAGGATCTACCAGAGGAAGTAATAATGTTTGCAGATGAAAACAATTTTCCTATATTACGATTTGGGGGAGATGAATTTTTCGAAAAAATCATTTTAGAGACGATGGCCTATGCAAAAACACAGGATTATTCATTCTTTTTAGAAACGATGATGAAACGTCTTATCGAGGAGGATATCCCTGATGAACAAATAAAATCCTTTTTACAGCAGATCAATAAGCCCTTTGATAAATATGTATTTGTCGCCAATATTCAAGTACAAGAATATACCGATAGTCAATGGATGCAACCCCTATTTCAATTAGAGCCCTTAATGAAATCCGGAATGATTTGTTCTTACAAAAAGAGTCTCTTTATTTTATTTACACATTCTTCTGAGCAGTTTCAATTTAAAAAATTTCTAAATGAATGGTTAGTTATGTATGCAATTTCAACTGAATCATTGACCTTTGGCTATAGCAGCTGCCATGTAACTCAACAGGAACTCTCGATAGCTGTTCGTGAAGCCTACTATGCACGCATCATGGCTGAAATTGAAGGTATTCCTAGCCGTCATTACGAAACCCTTGCATCAGACTGTTTGTTAATTGAATTACACCGTAAGGACGCTAAATTTGCTATGGACTATGTTTATAGCTATCTTGGACCCTTACTTGAGAAAAAAGCTGATCCTGATTTAATAAAAACCGCTATTACCTATGTTGCAAAAAAAGGCAATATCAAAGAAGTGGCGATTGCTCATTTTTGCCATCCAAACACTATTCGCTATCGCATGGCAAAAATTCGTCAGCTGCTAGCACCTATAGATAATGAGTATGTTTTCTATGAACGGCTCGCAGCAGCCGTTAAATTGTACTTATTACATAGCAATATGAATGATTAA
- a CDS encoding Asp-tRNA(Asn)/Glu-tRNA(Gln) amidotransferase subunit GatA translates to MTTDLHLKSVEELAPLLEAKKLSPVELTKAILDFAEESQPRINAYMAFYREEALAQAQVVEKEILNGQYRGMYHGIPMALKDNLYFKDKITTMSSKIHKDFVSGYDATVVEKLRDAGVIFTGKLSMHEYAWGITNNNPHYGPVRNPWDLEKIPGGSSGGSGAAVAAGASVASLGTDTAGSIRIPSSACGIVGLKPTHGRVSKYGCYPLAWSLDHIGPMTKTVKDAAGLLEIIAGFDHRDPTCVNVTTENYSQQISGDVKGLVIGINEDYFFNRVDSEVEKAVRASIQSLVDQGARIETVRIPSVQYAEWAELVTSLSEAAAIHHSDLQSRPQDFGDDIRLLFELGELPSAVDYLQAQQVRRQIKQEFTQIFNQVDVLISPTLPVVASTIGDNFATLNGEKVDLIDNIIRFTGPSNLTGLPALSVPCGFKGNLPVGLQIIGPAFKEGLILNVGYAIEQTNPLKNRKPNIFANH, encoded by the coding sequence TTGACAACTGATTTACATTTAAAATCTGTTGAAGAGCTAGCACCTTTACTGGAGGCTAAAAAACTTTCTCCCGTCGAACTGACGAAAGCAATCTTAGATTTTGCAGAAGAAAGTCAGCCAAGGATTAATGCATATATGGCATTTTATCGTGAAGAAGCTCTAGCACAGGCACAAGTTGTAGAAAAAGAGATCTTAAACGGACAGTATCGTGGAATGTACCACGGGATTCCCATGGCTTTAAAAGATAATCTGTATTTTAAAGATAAAATTACAACGATGTCTTCCAAGATTCATAAAGACTTCGTATCAGGCTATGACGCGACTGTCGTAGAAAAGCTTCGTGATGCTGGTGTGATTTTCACGGGGAAATTAAGCATGCACGAATATGCTTGGGGGATTACCAATAATAACCCTCATTATGGACCCGTTCGCAACCCTTGGGACTTAGAGAAGATCCCTGGAGGCTCTAGTGGTGGCTCTGGCGCGGCAGTAGCAGCAGGAGCTAGCGTTGCTTCATTAGGGACTGATACTGCTGGCTCCATTCGAATTCCATCATCCGCCTGTGGGATTGTTGGCTTAAAGCCTACTCATGGACGTGTAAGTAAGTATGGTTGCTACCCGCTTGCCTGGAGCCTAGATCATATTGGTCCTATGACTAAGACAGTCAAAGATGCGGCAGGTCTACTTGAAATAATCGCTGGTTTTGACCATAGAGATCCTACTTGTGTAAATGTCACAACTGAGAATTACAGCCAGCAAATCTCAGGTGATGTTAAAGGTTTAGTTATTGGTATCAACGAAGATTACTTCTTTAATCGTGTTGATTCAGAAGTAGAAAAGGCCGTGCGAGCAAGCATCCAAAGCTTAGTGGATCAGGGTGCAAGAATTGAAACTGTTCGTATCCCTTCTGTGCAATATGCTGAATGGGCTGAGCTGGTTACTTCCCTTTCGGAGGCTGCAGCCATCCATCATTCAGATTTACAAAGCAGACCGCAGGATTTTGGTGATGATATCCGATTGTTATTTGAACTAGGTGAATTACCTTCTGCAGTGGATTACTTACAGGCTCAGCAAGTCCGTCGACAAATTAAACAAGAGTTTACACAAATATTTAATCAGGTAGATGTGTTAATATCACCTACATTGCCTGTAGTGGCTAGTACCATCGGTGATAATTTTGCCACTTTAAATGGTGAAAAGGTTGATTTAATTGACAATATCATTCGTTTTACAGGTCCAAGTAACTTAACTGGATTACCTGCCCTTTCCGTTCCTTGTGGCTTTAAAGGCAATTTACCAGTAGGCCTACAAATCATAGGGCCTGCCTTTAAAGAAGGTCTTATTCTGAATGTTGGTTATGCAATTGAGCAAACAAATCCACTGAAAAATAGAAAGCCTAATATTTTTGCAAACCATTAA
- a CDS encoding EAL domain-containing protein, with product MESVVRQSIKTSNVFSYLKHLYEQHQNNTLYIKRLKALKQIIQENALHTYFQPIVDIQTKQTMGFEALNRPEPSQLFSSVDQFYEFVGQTDCVFLFECFCRNLSLQRFKERLPGDLENRDFLVFLNIHPNVLLDKKYHSGETLQLLKELGIKPQQVVFELTERSAVLDFVEFERVLSHYRSQGYRIAVDDVGSGYNSLKTLIYLKPEFIKLDRSLIQYIDQNSEQQQLVSLLMGYAEQVETKIIAEGIERQEELEYLHKIGIHYAQGYALGKPAKEIHLGKIRMGDHEDRGSH from the coding sequence ATGGAGTCTGTTGTGAGACAAAGCATAAAAACTAGTAATGTATTTTCTTATTTGAAGCATTTATATGAGCAGCATCAAAACAATACATTGTATATAAAACGTTTAAAGGCATTAAAGCAAATTATTCAAGAAAATGCTTTACATACTTATTTTCAACCGATTGTCGATATTCAGACTAAGCAGACAATGGGGTTTGAAGCGCTAAATCGTCCAGAGCCTTCTCAACTGTTTTCAAGTGTCGATCAGTTTTATGAATTTGTTGGACAAACTGACTGTGTTTTTTTATTTGAATGCTTCTGCCGCAACCTTTCATTGCAACGTTTTAAAGAGAGATTGCCTGGAGATTTGGAAAATAGAGATTTTTTAGTTTTTTTGAATATACATCCGAATGTTCTGCTAGATAAGAAATATCATAGTGGTGAAACCTTGCAATTATTAAAGGAGTTAGGCATTAAACCGCAGCAGGTTGTATTTGAGCTAACAGAGCGTAGTGCTGTGTTAGATTTTGTAGAGTTTGAACGTGTGTTATCACATTATCGATCACAGGGCTACCGAATTGCAGTAGATGATGTGGGTTCAGGCTATAACAGCCTAAAAACACTTATTTATTTAAAGCCTGAATTTATTAAGCTAGACCGCTCTTTAATTCAATATATCGATCAGAATAGTGAACAGCAGCAGCTTGTGTCATTGCTTATGGGATATGCGGAGCAGGTAGAAACAAAAATTATTGCAGAGGGCATTGAACGGCAAGAAGAGCTTGAATATTTGCATAAGATAGGCATTCATTATGCCCAAGGCTATGCGTTAGGAAAGCCAGCAAAGGAAATACATTTGGGGAAAATAAGGATGGGTGACCATGAAGATAGGGGAAGTCATTGA
- a CDS encoding GGDEF domain-containing protein yields the protein MKIGEVIETVPCIDEFVKNKEVDLLFTSNLSLRSVVVVRDERPIGHITRTHFYQKIGTRYGYNLFMGRQNQLIIKDNPLMVEHHTPITEVSTVAMSRPPEDLYDDVIVTRNGIYVGVVSIRELLLKLVDTQVAIASFLNPLSSLPGNKLIDEKLEESLLLPQYSLIYFDLDHFKSYNDTYGFNKGDKILLYLTDILKRNIVGVEDFLGHIGGDDFVAILPHYDTIPICERIINEFDAQILDFYDPEDLPTLQIHNRMGKLEPFKCTSLSVAVITNQNQQFTSVNHLSDAVTRVKKQCKKISGSCYLINEFKKEPYLVH from the coding sequence ATGAAGATAGGGGAAGTCATTGAAACTGTTCCTTGTATTGATGAATTTGTGAAGAACAAAGAGGTGGATTTACTGTTTACCAGTAATCTATCGTTGCGCAGTGTTGTTGTTGTCAGGGATGAGAGACCAATTGGGCATATTACACGCACACATTTCTATCAAAAAATTGGTACACGTTATGGCTATAATTTATTTATGGGACGTCAAAACCAACTTATTATTAAGGACAATCCGTTAATGGTAGAACATCACACACCTATTACGGAGGTCAGCACAGTTGCAATGAGCAGACCTCCAGAGGATTTATATGATGATGTTATTGTTACAAGGAATGGTATATATGTTGGTGTAGTTAGCATTCGTGAACTATTACTAAAGCTTGTAGACACACAAGTAGCTATTGCAAGCTTCTTAAATCCATTAAGCAGCCTTCCGGGTAATAAATTAATTGATGAAAAACTAGAAGAATCGTTGTTATTACCACAGTATAGCTTAATCTATTTTGATTTAGATCATTTTAAATCCTATAATGATACGTACGGTTTTAATAAAGGAGATAAAATCCTACTATATTTAACAGATATTTTGAAAAGAAATATCGTTGGTGTGGAGGATTTTTTAGGGCATATTGGAGGGGATGATTTTGTCGCAATTCTTCCTCATTATGATACCATTCCTATTTGTGAAAGAATTATCAATGAGTTTGATGCTCAAATTTTAGACTTTTATGACCCAGAGGATTTACCAACATTACAGATTCATAATAGAATGGGAAAGCTAGAGCCCTTTAAATGTACATCTCTATCAGTTGCGGTGATTACCAATCAAAATCAACAATTCACCTCTGTCAATCATTTATCAGATGCTGTGACACGTGTAAAAAAACAATGTAAAAAGATTTCAGGAAGCTGTTATTTAATTAATGAGTTCAAAAAAGAACCCTACCTCGTTCATTAA
- a CDS encoding L-cystine transporter, translating to MSTLQIILNVAVLLVFVGILYFMNKKHVKFSNRVFMGLGLGIALGLGLHLIYGIDSEVLAKTTSWYNIIGTGYVKLLQMVAMPLVFISILIAFTKMKVGKNFGKMAALILAILIGTTAVSAAVGILSATVFDLDASQIMQGDAETERGAYIEEKTSGLSAPDLPTQIIELFPANPFLDLTGARSTSTIAVVIFSAFLGFAYLRVARKDEAMGATIKKGLDAIYALVMGVVTIVLRLTPYGILAIMARTVATSDFGAIYNLGKFVIASYAALFIVLLVHLLILTLSGLNPFTYLKKSAETLLFAFTSRSSAGTLPMNIKTQTGRLGVPEGIANFSGSFGLSIGQNGCAGVYPAMLAIMIAPTVGINPLDPVFIITVIAVVAISSFGVAGVGGGATFAAILVLSALDLPVALAGILISVEPLIDMGRTALNVSGSMTAGVTTARVTKELDTDMYNNKELGAQVADL from the coding sequence TTGTCTACATTACAAATCATTCTTAACGTAGCCGTTTTGCTCGTATTCGTTGGGATTTTATATTTTATGAACAAAAAACACGTTAAGTTTTCAAATCGTGTTTTTATGGGTCTGGGTCTAGGAATTGCACTTGGTCTTGGACTTCACTTAATTTATGGCATCGATTCTGAGGTATTGGCTAAAACGACATCTTGGTACAACATTATCGGTACTGGTTATGTGAAATTGCTACAAATGGTTGCTATGCCATTAGTCTTTATTTCTATTTTAATCGCCTTTACAAAAATGAAGGTGGGTAAGAATTTTGGGAAAATGGCTGCACTCATTTTAGCCATTTTAATTGGTACGACAGCTGTATCAGCAGCAGTAGGTATTTTATCAGCAACTGTATTTGATTTAGACGCATCACAAATTATGCAAGGGGATGCAGAAACTGAGCGTGGAGCATATATCGAAGAAAAAACTTCTGGATTATCTGCGCCAGATTTACCAACACAGATTATTGAGTTATTCCCAGCAAACCCATTCCTTGATTTAACGGGAGCTCGTTCAACATCAACGATTGCCGTTGTAATTTTTTCAGCATTCTTAGGCTTTGCCTATTTACGTGTAGCACGTAAGGATGAAGCGATGGGTGCAACGATTAAGAAGGGTCTAGATGCCATCTATGCATTAGTAATGGGTGTTGTAACAATCGTTTTACGTTTAACACCATACGGCATACTTGCCATTATGGCACGTACAGTAGCAACATCTGATTTTGGGGCAATTTATAATTTGGGTAAATTTGTAATAGCATCCTATGCAGCGCTATTTATTGTGTTATTAGTACACTTATTAATCTTAACATTAAGTGGTTTAAATCCATTTACGTATTTGAAAAAGTCTGCAGAAACACTATTATTCGCCTTTACATCACGTTCAAGTGCTGGTACTTTACCAATGAACATTAAAACGCAAACAGGCCGCCTAGGTGTACCAGAGGGAATTGCGAACTTCTCAGGTTCATTTGGTTTATCGATTGGTCAAAATGGCTGTGCTGGTGTCTATCCTGCGATGCTAGCCATCATGATTGCGCCTACAGTTGGCATTAATCCACTTGATCCAGTATTTATCATTACTGTGATTGCAGTAGTAGCAATTAGTTCATTTGGTGTGGCTGGTGTTGGTGGTGGTGCAACATTTGCAGCAATTTTAGTCTTATCAGCTCTTGATTTACCAGTTGCACTTGCTGGTATTTTAATCTCTGTTGAACCATTAATCGACATGGGACGTACTGCACTAAATGTAAGTGGTTCTATGACAGCGGGTGTCACAACTGCACGTGTAACCAAAGAATTGGACACAGATATGTACAATAATAAAGAATTAGGTGCTCAAGTAGCGGATCTATAA
- a CDS encoding DNA-binding response regulator, which translates to MQDASILVLEDERAIAEMIEIILRKDGFLNITLCSTVQEARKNLEMKSFDFYLLDIMLPDGSGIDMANLIRERSDAPVFFLTAKGSDADKLRGFMNGADDYITKPFNPLELVARVKVQLGRYLKKKDVPQNNLFACGRFTFDIDAAEITVDGIKEIISGRLFHLLKYLCENAGQVLSKEQIYERVWGDCLFDDNTVMVHIRKLREKIEKNPGKPTCIITVRGIGYKLVGDVLS; encoded by the coding sequence ATGCAAGATGCGTCAATTTTAGTGTTAGAGGATGAACGTGCTATTGCGGAGATGATTGAAATTATATTAAGAAAAGATGGATTTTTAAACATCACATTATGTAGCACCGTACAAGAAGCGAGAAAGAACTTAGAGATGAAAAGCTTTGATTTTTACTTATTAGATATAATGCTACCAGATGGAAGTGGTATAGATATGGCGAATCTAATTCGTGAGCGTAGCGATGCACCTGTATTCTTTTTAACTGCCAAGGGTAGTGATGCAGATAAGCTTCGGGGGTTTATGAACGGTGCAGATGATTATATTACGAAGCCATTTAATCCACTTGAGCTGGTAGCGAGGGTGAAGGTACAGCTTGGACGCTATCTGAAAAAGAAGGATGTACCACAAAACAATCTTTTTGCATGTGGTCGATTTACATTTGATATTGATGCGGCAGAGATAACCGTAGATGGAATAAAGGAAATTATTAGTGGCCGATTGTTTCATTTATTAAAATATTTATGCGAAAATGCTGGGCAGGTCTTATCAAAGGAGCAAATTTATGAGCGTGTATGGGGCGACTGCTTATTCGATGATAATACTGTGATGGTGCATATTCGAAAACTACGAGAAAAAATAGAAAAAAATCCAGGTAAACCAACGTGCATTATAACTGTTAGAGGTATTGGTTATAAACTTGTTGGAGATGTTCTTTCATGA
- a CDS encoding sensor histidine kinase, whose product MKPARKLTLRFVSYFIVFYLLIISGFIISLVSFGIFINNRVGDNIHVMSSYEIKDDAVVEKGTSIKIADYLVKRAKENAGQLYLFDQSMNIVDYTGDLCELCGMTDSEIMDLKKPGMHTWEIPNYYLLFLPVSPVQPLFEDALQSWKEKGEIPTELLQRIQDKKAAIEVYNEQWDRVEIIGERYKKLHRPQLLEEKYDIFEHAELTQSAALENGSTLVVRMPNPSYKPFEEPFNKAMLLFISIFFGGHIILLIGVIFLSISISRQFVRPLVYVLSRIDRLTQFDYSEVSDKNIHHRKTGKLKRKFKLFQPVDESLNHLSERLTFNERQIKQAEQLREEWITGLSHDLKTPLSSIYGYSTMLASEDYHWSMEEMRIFASTMQEKATYMDALIQDLTYTYQLKNKAIQLEKVLLPLASWLPKFVDEQVSVNVYGEVMLEADELLLKRILDNLITNAKKYTPKDTKVMVEAQQINESIVMTITDQGPGIPQEELDNLFERYYRGTNTTDDITGTGLGLAITKQLIDLHNGSINVRSDSDGTVFVLTFQCQSL is encoded by the coding sequence ATGAAGCCTGCTAGAAAATTAACACTTCGCTTTGTGTCTTATTTCATTGTATTTTATTTGCTAATTATCTCGGGTTTTATCATTAGTTTGGTGTCCTTCGGGATCTTTATTAATAATCGAGTGGGTGACAATATTCATGTAATGAGCTCCTATGAAATTAAAGATGATGCTGTTGTAGAAAAGGGAACATCCATTAAAATTGCTGACTATTTAGTAAAGAGAGCGAAAGAGAATGCGGGACAATTATACTTATTCGATCAATCCATGAACATTGTTGATTACACAGGAGACTTATGTGAGCTATGTGGTATGACCGATAGTGAGATAATGGATCTTAAGAAACCAGGTATGCATACATGGGAAATTCCTAATTATTATTTATTATTTCTGCCAGTATCACCTGTACAGCCACTTTTTGAGGACGCACTTCAAAGCTGGAAAGAAAAAGGTGAGATACCAACAGAACTACTCCAACGTATTCAGGATAAAAAGGCAGCTATTGAAGTCTATAATGAGCAATGGGATCGTGTAGAAATTATTGGAGAGCGTTATAAAAAGCTCCATAGACCGCAGTTACTGGAAGAAAAATATGATATTTTTGAGCATGCAGAGTTAACACAAAGTGCCGCTTTAGAGAATGGGTCAACACTGGTTGTGCGAATGCCCAATCCATCGTATAAGCCATTTGAAGAGCCCTTTAATAAAGCAATGCTGTTATTTATCTCCATCTTTTTTGGTGGACATATTATTTTGTTAATAGGTGTTATTTTTTTATCTATAAGCATTTCTCGTCAATTTGTACGACCACTTGTTTATGTATTATCTCGAATCGATCGACTTACTCAGTTTGATTATAGTGAGGTAAGTGACAAGAATATTCATCATCGGAAGACAGGGAAGCTAAAGAGGAAATTTAAATTATTTCAACCTGTGGATGAATCTCTCAACCATTTATCAGAACGACTTACTTTTAACGAAAGGCAAATTAAACAGGCAGAGCAACTACGTGAAGAGTGGATTACGGGGCTATCACATGATTTAAAAACACCTCTTAGCTCAATTTATGGTTACTCCACTATGCTTGCTTCAGAAGACTATCATTGGTCAATGGAGGAAATGCGTATTTTTGCAAGTACAATGCAGGAAAAGGCAACATATATGGACGCACTTATTCAAGATTTAACCTATACGTATCAATTGAAAAATAAAGCTATTCAACTTGAAAAAGTATTGTTACCACTTGCCTCATGGCTGCCGAAGTTCGTAGATGAGCAAGTATCTGTAAATGTCTATGGAGAAGTTATGCTAGAAGCTGATGAACTTTTATTAAAACGTATTTTAGATAATTTGATTACCAATGCTAAAAAATATACACCTAAAGACACCAAGGTAATGGTGGAGGCACAGCAAATTAATGAATCGATAGTAATGACAATCACTGATCAAGGACCTGGCATACCACAGGAAGAGTTAGATAATTTATTTGAACGTTATTATCGAGGTACTAATACAACAGATGATATTACTGGTACAGGATTGGGATTAGCTATTACAAAACAATTAATTGATCTGCATAACGGATCAATCAACGTTCGTTCAGACTCAGATGGCACAGTTTTTGTTTTAACATTTCAATGTCAATCGCTATAA